Genomic segment of Desulfolucanica intricata:
ACCGGGAGTTAAAACCAACTCGGCGCCATAAGCCTTCAGAAGGCTTCTTCTCTCCGCACTCATTGTTTCCGGCATCGTTAAAATTAACCGGTAACCTCTGGCAGCACATACTAAAGCCAGGGCAATACCGGTATTACCGCTTGTTGGTTCAATAATAACAGTAGCTTTATTAATTAAACCCCTTTCTTCTGCGTCATTAATCATAGAAAAACCGGTACGGTCCTTAACGCTGCCGCCCGGGTTAAAAGACTCTAACTTTGCTGCTAATTTTGCCGGTAAATCTTTATCCAGCCGGTCTAATGCCAACATCGGAGTTTGTCCAATTAAATCAGTCAGGTTTTTAACAATTTTCAAAAATTTTGCCTCCCTTCAATTTTCAATTTATCATTCCCCACCCGGCTTGTCAATATAAAGGAATTGATGCAAAAAATAAGGCCCCCGCATTTAAGCGAGGGTCTTATTTTTTAAATTACATCATGCCGGGCATTCCGCCGCCCATGCCGCCCATGCCGCCCATGGAATCTTTATTATCTTCCGGCTTATCGGCTACAAGGGTCTCAGTAGTGAGAATCATAGCAGCGATACTGGAAGCATTTTGCAGAGCAGAACGGGCTACTTTAGCCGGGTCTACGATACCTGATTCGATCATATTAACAAACTCGCCGGTTAAAGCGTTAAAACCAATACCTTTTTCAGCTGCTTTAACCTTTTCTACGATTACGGAGCCTTCTAAGCCGGCATTGTTAGCAATCTGGCGCAGGGGATCTTCAAGGGCCCGGCGTACAATATCAATACCGGTTTTTTCATCAAGGTTAGCCGGCTCTAAGCTATCTAAGGCAGAAATAATACTTACATAAGCCACGCCACCACCGGAAACGATACCTTCTTCTACAGCTGCCCTGGTAGCGTTTAAGGCATCCTCAATGCGGAGTTTCTTCTCTTTCATTTCAACTTCAGTAGCGGCACCCACCTGGATTACAGCTACGCCGCCGGCCAGCTTGGCCAACCGCTCTTGTAATTTTTCACGGTCGAAGTCTGAAGTAGTTTCTTCAATTCGGGTCTTAATTTGAGCCACACGTTTGGTAATTTCCTCCGTGCTACCCTGACCGCCAACGATGACGGTTTCTTCCTTTTTAACTCTAACTCTGGAAGCTCTACCCAGCATATCAAGAGTAACTTTATCCAGCTTCAAGCCAAGGTCTTCAGTGATTACCTGACCACCGGTGAGGATAGCAATATCCTGCAGCATTTCTTTACGACGGTCACCAAAACCAGGAGCCTTAACAGCAACACAAGTAAAGGTTCCGCGCAGTTTATTCAGTACCAGGGTAGCAAGAGCTTCACCTTCAAGGTCTTCGGCAATAATCAAAAGGGCTTTACCTGATTGAACAACTTTTTCTAAAATCGGAAGTATGTCTTGAATAGCCGAAATTTTCTTATCGGTAATCAGTATGTAGGGCTCTTCCAGATCAGCTTCCATTTTGTCAGTATCGGTAATCATATACGGAGAAATATAGCCCCGGTCAAAATTCATACCTTCTACTACATCTAAGGTAGTACCGATACCCTTGGATTCTTCAACAGTGATAACACCGTCTTTACCTACTTTTTCCATAGCATCTGCAATCAGGTTACCAATAGTTTCATCATTGGCAGAAATTGAAGCGACCTGTGCAATGGCAGATTTGCTTTCGATAGGCTTAGAGTCTTTTTTAATAGCTTCAACAGCTTTATCTACTGCCTTCTCAATACCACGCTTAATAATCATCGGATTAGCACCGGCGGTTACGTTTCTTAAACCTTCACGAACCATCGCCTGGGCCAATACAGTTGCGGTTGTTGTACCGTCACCGGCTACATCGTTGGTTTTAGTGGCAACTTCTTTTACCAGTTGAGCACCCATATTTTCGAATGGATCAGAAAGCTCGATTTCTCTGGCAATAGTAACACCGTCATTAGTAATAGTCGGTGCACCGAATTTTTTATCCAGTACAACATTACGGCCTTTAGGTCCTAAAGTTACGCGTACAGCTTCGGCTAATTGGTTAACGCCTCTTTCCAATGCCTTACGGGCATCTTCGCGGAAAATAATTTCTTTTCCGGCCATGTTTGTCTACCTCCCTTTATAATTAAGTAGATTAATGTCTTAAATATTATTCAATTACACCCAAGATATCCATTTCCCGCAAGATGAGATATTCTACATCGTCGATTTTGATTTCATTACCGGCATACTTAGAAAATAAAACTTTATCGCCAGGTTTTAAATCCATAGGTACACGCTGGCCGTTTTCGAGCATCCGGCCATTACCAACAGCTATTACCTCAGCTTTTTGTGGCTTCTCCTTAGCGGTATCCGGAATCACAATCCCACTC
This window contains:
- the groL gene encoding chaperonin GroEL (60 kDa chaperone family; promotes refolding of misfolded polypeptides especially under stressful conditions; forms two stacked rings of heptamers to form a barrel-shaped 14mer; ends can be capped by GroES; misfolded proteins enter the barrel where they are refolded when GroES binds), translating into MAGKEIIFREDARKALERGVNQLAEAVRVTLGPKGRNVVLDKKFGAPTITNDGVTIAREIELSDPFENMGAQLVKEVATKTNDVAGDGTTTATVLAQAMVREGLRNVTAGANPMIIKRGIEKAVDKAVEAIKKDSKPIESKSAIAQVASISANDETIGNLIADAMEKVGKDGVITVEESKGIGTTLDVVEGMNFDRGYISPYMITDTDKMEADLEEPYILITDKKISAIQDILPILEKVVQSGKALLIIAEDLEGEALATLVLNKLRGTFTCVAVKAPGFGDRRKEMLQDIAILTGGQVITEDLGLKLDKVTLDMLGRASRVRVKKEETVIVGGQGSTEEITKRVAQIKTRIEETTSDFDREKLQERLAKLAGGVAVIQVGAATEVEMKEKKLRIEDALNATRAAVEEGIVSGGGVAYVSIISALDSLEPANLDEKTGIDIVRRALEDPLRQIANNAGLEGSVIVEKVKAAEKGIGFNALTGEFVNMIESGIVDPAKVARSALQNASSIAAMILTTETLVADKPEDNKDSMGGMGGMGGGMPGMM
- the groES gene encoding co-chaperone GroES, producing the protein MIRPLGDRVVVKPVPSEEVTKSGIVIPDTAKEKPQKAEVIAVGNGRMLENGQRVPMDLKPGDKVLFSKYAGNEIKIDDVEYLILREMDILGVIE